The stretch of DNA GCGAGCCGGCTGCCGAAGTGGCCGTTCGATCGCATCGAGGGCGCCTGTTTGTAGATGACCTGGGCGTTTTCCATGCGCGGTTCTGCGCCGTCCACGAACTTACCGCGCGCAACAGCGGTATGGTTGGTACCGTCTTCCAGCGCTTCGGAGAAGCTCCAGTAGACCAACTGGTTCGTGGCGAACGCGGGATCAAGCGCCACGTCGAGCAACCCACCCTGTCCGCGGGTGGCAATGGTCGGAAGACCGGCAACGGGCGCCGACAGCGTGCCATCAGCCGCCACCACTCGCAGGCGGCCGGGCTTCTCGGTCACGAGCATCTTGCCGCCAGGCAGGAACGCGAGTCCCCACGGAGCCTCAAGGCCCTGGGCCACAGTGACGACCTCAAACGCGACGTTCGTCAGGCGCTCAGGCGCATCGGTCTGGCCGGCGAACGCGGGTTTCTGGTCTGGCGCATTGGCCGGCCGCAGGTCCACACCCTGCTGCTGGGCGTACATCACGCCAACTGCCGCGCACAGGCCAAAGGCAAGGGTTCCGAACAGTCGTGTCTGGCTCATAGGGAAATACTAGCCTACACTGCCGCGTCATGGCCGGTTACAGTGGGAAAACGCTCGTGCAGAAGATTGGCCTCAAGCCAGGGCACCAGCTTGCATTGGCCGGTGAGCCTGACGGCTTCCTCAAGGAACTGGCTCCCCTGCCCGACGATGTGGTCGTTGTCACCGGAGGCAACAAGCCGCTCGACTGCGTCATCTTGTTTGCGCACGAGGCCCGCACGCTTGAATCGAGGATCGTCCGCTGGAAGGCTCGATTGGCCCCGGCCGGAATGATGTGGATCGCGTGGCCGAAGAAGGCGTCGAAAGTTGTCACCGACGTCACCGAGGCATTGGTGCGCAGCACCGGGCTCGGCGCGGGCCTGGTTGACGTGAAGATCTGCGCCGTTAATGACGTCTGGTCGGGCCTCAAATTCGTGCGTCGGCTCAAGGACCGATGACAGTCACGTACGCCCCGTGGTCATTCGTCCCATGACGGTTGCCGACCCGCCACTTCAAGGTAGAGTGCCCGGATGACGATCCGACTGCTGACCCTGTTACTGCTTGGCGTGGTTCTGCCATCCCAGTCTCCGCAGTCCGTGGCCGACGAACTGCTGGCCGCCGACCGCGCGGCCTCGGTCGCCGGCGCGAAGACCACGGTGATACCCGCGCTGACCGCCATGTTTGCGCCAGACGTGGCGATGCAGGCGCCCGTAGTGGGATTTGCCAGAGGGCTCGCAGCGGCGACGGAAGCGTTGCGCGGCAACCCAGACAACATCGATGGCCGCATCGAGTGGTTACCGGTTCGCAGCGGCATTGCGGCCGATGGCCTCCACGGCTTCACCTTCGGATTCATGACACTGCGACGGCCAGACGGCACGACCGTGCCGGTCAAGTATCTGGCCTATTGGGTGAAGCGCGACGGGCGATGGGAAGTGGCGGCTTACAAACGCCGGCTGGGTCCCGCCGGCGACGTCAACACAACCGTGCTCGCACCATCACTGCCGGCGCAATTGCAACCCGTCGCCTCGGACGCGGCCACACTCGCCGGCCATCGCCAGAGCCTGATCGCGGCGGAGCAGGCATTCTCCGACGAGGCGCAGATGATCGGCATCGGCGCCGCGTTCGCGAAATACGGCTCGGCCGACGCCATGAACATGGGCGGGCCGAACGACGCGATCTTTGTGATGGGCGCGGACGCGATTGGCAAGGCGGTTGGTGGCACTGAACCGTCGAGCACCAGTCCCGTTAACTGGTCTGCCGACTCAGCCATCGTCGCCTCAAGCGGCGACCTCGGTGTCACGTTCGGCTACATCCGGCAAAACGCTCCAGCGGGCACGTCCCCTGCTCAGCCGCCGGTCCCGTTCTTCACGATCTGGCGACGCGCGAATCCGACGGCGCCGTGGCGGTACGTCGCGGAGTAGGGAGCGGTACTCTCGGGCTTGAGAACCAGCCCGAGCTACGTACCGGCTCGAGCTCCCGTACGTAGCTCGGCCTGGTTCTCAAGGCCGAGGCCTATGCTCTCTCCGGCCGTGTGAGTTCCAGCATCGGGTCGTGATCGTTGTCGAGAATCTGTCGTGTCACCACATCGGCGGTGTACGGCGCCAGCAGGATGCCGTTGCGATAGTGCCCCGTCGCCATCGTGATGCGGGGATGGCTGGCGAGCGGACCGAGCAACGGCAAATGGTCCACGGTCGCGGGGCGCAGGCCGACGCGGACTTCGGTGAGCGACGCCTGCCACGTTTCCGGCAACAGTTCGCCGACCGCACTGAGCAAGTCACTCACGCCGGCCACGGTTGACCTTTCATCGAAGCCGACATCCTCCACCGTCGCTCCGACGAGGAGCGACCCATCGGGCCACGGCACGGTGTAACAGCGCGTGCCCCACACGGAGCGCTGCGGCAAGGCAGCGCCGGGCCACTTCAGGTGCAGCAGCTGTCCGCGGATGGGCCGCACGGGGAAGACGGGCACGTCGGCCACTCGCACACGGCGCGACCAGCTGCCTGCG from Acidobacteriota bacterium encodes:
- a CDS encoding DUF3052 family protein, with translation MAGYSGKTLVQKIGLKPGHQLALAGEPDGFLKELAPLPDDVVVVTGGNKPLDCVILFAHEARTLESRIVRWKARLAPAGMMWIAWPKKASKVVTDVTEALVRSTGLGAGLVDVKICAVNDVWSGLKFVRRLKDR
- a CDS encoding nuclear transport factor 2 family protein translates to MTIRLLTLLLLGVVLPSQSPQSVADELLAADRAASVAGAKTTVIPALTAMFAPDVAMQAPVVGFARGLAAATEALRGNPDNIDGRIEWLPVRSGIAADGLHGFTFGFMTLRRPDGTTVPVKYLAYWVKRDGRWEVAAYKRRLGPAGDVNTTVLAPSLPAQLQPVASDAATLAGHRQSLIAAEQAFSDEAQMIGIGAAFAKYGSADAMNMGGPNDAIFVMGADAIGKAVGGTEPSSTSPVNWSADSAIVASSGDLGVTFGYIRQNAPAGTSPAQPPVPFFTIWRRANPTAPWRYVAE